One Apium graveolens cultivar Ventura unplaced genomic scaffold, ASM990537v1 ctg691, whole genome shotgun sequence genomic window carries:
- the LOC141703644 gene encoding uncharacterized protein LOC141703644, with product MDVEGEKWVTLPRYSDKYRMGVKAFITNAFSEYASGNELKCPCRKCSNRYWYGESVIKEHLICNGVCPQSTEWIYEVSNHKNNDVDDNMDSDIGMGLADELEAMIRNTYENCNNDSEHGVRKGLDDDAKKFYRLVEEGGQPLYPECLKFTRLSFIVRLYQLKCIHGFSESAFSDLLKLIKEVFPNCNVPSSFNAAKGMIKDLGLDYQKIHACPNDCMLFWGENEKLDFCKTCEASRWREVENKDTGSEKNNVSKEHKIPVKVMRYFPLKPRLQRMFLNTELSRLMTWHALARKRDGRLRHLADGLGWKSMDAKYPDFAGEIRNVRLGLASDGFNPYRSMSNSHSTWPVILVNYNLPPWLIMKPEYIILSTLIPGPIQPGNDIDVYMQPLITELNELWEVGIQTYDARRDSTFQLHASLLWTISDFPGYGVLSGWSTKGHLACPSCHYQTSSTYLKHSRKVVYLNHRKFLPPNHKWRSDKRRFNGEVEMGESPEMLTGIEVEHLLSGYENSFGKCKTKQKTCTDCPWKKRSIFFELPYWSTHMVRHNLDVMHIEKNICDKILGTLLNIGGKTKDHVNGRLDLKEMGIRKILHPFNSDDKKHVQIRAACFDMTKEEKELFCSMLMNAKLPHGSVSNISRCVQIKERKISGYKSHDAHYILQYLLQFAVIKTLKPEVAIPLMRLGAFFRHICGKVIELDDVQKLQEEIIEILCQLEMIFPPSFLT from the coding sequence ATGGATGTTGAAGGAGAAAAATGGGTAACACTTCCAAGATATAGTGATAAATATAGGATGGGGGTTAAAGCTTTTATTACAAATGCATTTTCTGAATATGCATCAGGAAATGAGTTGAAATGTCCTTGTAGAAAGTGTAGTAATCGTTATTGGTATGGTGAAAGCGTTATAAAGGAACATCTCATCTGCAATGGTGTTTGTCCACAGTCCACTGAATGGATTTATGAAGTGTCAAACCATAAGAATAATGATGTCGATGATAACATGGACAGTGATATAGGTATGGGTTTAGCAGATGAGTTAGAGGCAATGATACGTAACACATATGAGAATTGTAATAATGATAGTGAACATGGAGTTAGAAAGGGACTTGATGACGATGCAAAAAAATTTTACCGGCTTGTTGAGGAGGGTGGGCAGCCTTTGTATCCTGAGTGTCTTAAGTTCACTCGATTAAGTTTCATAGTTAGGCTCTACCAACTAAAGTGTATTCACGGATTTAGTGAGTCAGCATTTAGCGATTTGCTTAAGTTGATTAAGGAAGTTTTCCCAAATTGCAATGTACCATCCTCTTTTAATGCTGCAAAGGGTATGATTAAAGATCTAGGTCTGGACTACCAAAAAATACATGCTTGTCCAAATGACTGCATGTTATTTTGGGGTGAAAATGAAAAACTGGATTTTTGCAAAACGTGTGAAGCTTCAAGATGGAGAGAAGTTGAAAATAAGGATACTGGTAGTGAAAAAAATAATGTGTCAAAGGAACATAAAATCCCAGTAAAGGTGATGAGATATTTTCCTTTGAAACCAAGGCTGCAAAGAATGTTCTTAAACACTGAATTGTCTAGATTAATGACATGGCATGCTTTAGCACGAAAGAGGGATGGGAGGTTAAGGCATCTAGCTGATGGTCTGGGGTGGAAGTCTATGGATGCCAAGTATCCAGATTTTGCTGGAGAAATTAGAAATGTTAGGTTAGGTTTAGCATCTGATGGATTCAATCCTTATCGTTCAATGAGTAATTCTCACAGTACCTGGCCAGTCATACTTGTTAATTACAACCTTCCCCCCTGGTTAATCATGAAACCAGAATATATAATTCTTTCTACCTTAATTCCAGGCCCCATACAACCTGGAAACGATATCGATGTATATATGCAGCCGTTAATTACAGAGTTGAATGAATTATGGGAAGTTGGAATACAAACTTACGATGCAAGACGTGATAGTACATTTCAATTACACGCAAGCCTCCTATGGACGATAAGTGATTTTCCTGGATATGGAGTCTTATCAGGTTGGAGCACTAAAGGGCACTTAGCATGTCCTTCATGCCACTATCAGACCTCGTCAACCTATTTGAAACATTCGAGGAAAGTTGTGTATTTGAACCATAGAAAATTTCTGCCTCCTAACCACAAGTGGAGGTCTGATAAGAGGCGATTTAATGGTGAAGTGGAAATGGGAGAAAGTCCTGAAATGTTAACGGGAATAGAGGTTGAGCATCTGTTATCTGGTTATGAGAATAGTTTTGGGAAGTGTAAGACGAAACAAAAAACTTGTACTGATTGCCCTTGGAAGAAAAGGTCCATTTTTTTTGAATTACCATATTGGAGTACTCATATGGTTAGACACAACCTTGATGTTATGCATATAGAGAAGAACATTTGTGATAAGATTTTGGGGACTTTGTTAAATATTGGGGGCAAGACAAAAGATCATGTTAATGGTCGTCTTGATTTGAAAGAAATGGGGATTAGAAAGATTCTTCATCCTTTCAATTCTGATGATAAaaaacatgttcaaattagggcaGCTTGTTTTGATATGACAAAAGAAGAAAAGGAATTGTTTTGTTCAATGTTAATGAATGCTAAATTGCCACACGGATCCGTATCAAATATCAGTCGTTGCGTTCAGATCAAGGAGCGTAAGATTTCTGGTTATAAGAGTCATGACGCACATTATATACTCCAATATTTGTTACAATTTGCTGTCATCAAAACTCTAAAACCTGAGGTAGCAATACCTTTAATGAGGCTGGGTGCATTTTTTAGGCATATATGTggaaaagtgattgaattagatgaTGTTCAGAAGTTGCAAGAAGAAATAATTGAAATACTTTGTCAACTTGAAATGATCTTTCCACCGTCTTTTTTGACATAA